A genomic segment from Aspergillus puulaauensis MK2 DNA, chromosome 1, nearly complete sequence encodes:
- a CDS encoding carboxylic acid transport protein (COG:G;~EggNog:ENOG410PF8Z;~InterPro:IPR020846,IPR011701,IPR036259;~PFAM:PF07690;~TransMembrane:10 (i120-138o158-178i190-207o213-235i256-272o278-296i330-347o399-416i428-445o495-517i);~go_function: GO:0022857 - transmembrane transporter activity [Evidence IEA];~go_process: GO:0055085 - transmembrane transport [Evidence IEA]), which yields MKSLMRAAQDDGRGGVYKLDKAAVSYKSKSQLSLIQQEAPVKNKAFVFQRKVTMSSHNEPAEPIAEGIWAVAKQSWVDLFRWRQRVEIINEHGEKHAEWQDPDAFQNPIKLFMLLSARDWLFFLVGLAAWTADAFDFHALSIQQVKLADYYGRTKTDISTAITLTLLLRSVGAAFFGLAGDRWGRKWPMVVNMIVLGVLQIATIYSGTFQQFLAVRSLFGLFMGGVYGNAIAMALEHCPVSARGLMSGILQQGYSLGYVFAACANLGVGGETETFKTVFWIAAGISIGIGLIRVLFPESKQFLEAKAAGKESVSAGEFWRETKHMAGQEWKISVYCIILMTWFNYYSHTSQDSYTTFMLTQKELENDGASRASIIMKTGACVGGTIIGYLSQFVGRRRAIIVAAFISGVLIPAWILPKTERSLSVTGFFLQFFVQGAWGVIPIHLNELSPPAFRSLFPGLTYQLGNMISSPSAQIVNAVAEKTFITGPSGTPVEAYGPTMGVATAIIATGIMVTTAFGPEKRGRRFETAVVGVQEELKTKTVEDPEKGDYEPADENIERAPKT from the exons ATGAAATCTTTGATGCGAGCCGCGCAAGACGATGGCAGGGGGGGTGTATATAAGCTAGACAAAGCCGCCGTGAGCTATAAAAGTAAGAGTCAACTTTCCTTGATCCAACAAGAAGCCCCCGTCAAAAACAAGGCTTTCGTGTTTCAACGAAAAGTGACCATGTCTTCACACAACGAGCCTGCTGAGCCCATCGCCGAGGGGATTTGGGCTGTCGCAAAGCAGTCCTGGGTTGATCTCTTCAGATGGCGGCAGCGTGTCGAAATAATTAACGAGCATGGCGAGAAGCATGCGGAATGGCAGGACCCTGATGCCTTCCAAAATCCTATCAAACTTTTCATGTTGCTGAGTGCGCGGGACTGgctcttctttctcgtcgGCCTTGCCGCCTGGACTGCGGATGCGTTTGACTTCCACGCGCTATCCATTCAGCAGGTGAAGCTTGCCGACTACTATGGGAGGACTAAGACAGACATATCCACCGCCATTACTCTGacgttgctgctgagaagtGTGGGAGCAGCATTCTTCGGTCTAGCGGGTGACAGATGGGGTCGTAAATGGCCTATGGTCGTCAACATGATCGTGCTTGGAGTCCTCCAGATTGCAACAATTTACAGTGGCACGTTCCAGCAGTTCTTGGCCGTGAGAAGTTTGTTCGGACTGTTCATGGGTGGTGTATATGGAAACGCTATTGCCATGGCTCTGGAACATTGCCC TGTCAGTGCCCGTGGTCTTATGTCTGGAATCCTCCAGCAAGGCTACTCTCTTGGATATGTCTTTGCTGCATGTGCCAACTTGGGAGTTGGCGGAGAAACTGAAACCTTCAAGACGGTGTTTTGGATTGCAG CTGGAATCTCGATTGGTATTGGTCTAATTCGTGTACTCTTCCCGGAGTCGAAACAATTTCTTGAGGCAAAGGCAGCAGGAAAAGAGTCGGTTAGTGCTGGAGAGTTTTGGAGAGAGACAAAACACATGGCTGGTCAAGAATGGAAGATTTCGGTTTATTGCATTATCCTGATGACTTGG TTCAACTATTATTCCCACACGTCTCAAGACTCTTACACTACATTCATGTTGACCCAAAAGGAACTGGAAAACGATGGTGCTTCTCGCGCCTCAATTATCATGAAGACTGGCGCCTGTGTTGGTGGCACCATCATTGGATATCTATCGCAGTTTGTTGGACGTCGCCGTGCTATTATTGTTGCGGCTTTTATATCCGGTGTACTCATCCCTGCCTGGATCCTTCCCAAAACCGAGAGATCCCTCAGCGTAACTGGATTCTTCCTCCAATTCTTTGTGCAGGGTGCTTGGGGTGTCATTCCCATCCACTTGAACGAGCTCTCTCCACCTGCCTTCCGATCCCTCTTTCCAG GTCTCACCTACCAGCTCGGAAATATGATCTCCTCCCCATCAGCACAGATTGTCAACGCTGTCGCAGAAAAGACATTTATCACCGGTCCATCTGGAACACCTGTTGAGGCCTACGGTCCTACTATGGGTGTAGCTACTGCGATTATCGCTACCGGAATCATGGTGACAACCGCCTTCGGACCGGAGAAGCGTGGTCGCCGCTTCGAGACCGCTGTCGTGGGGGTTCAagaggagctgaagacaAAGACCGTGGAAGACCCTGAGAAGGGGGACTACGAGCCGGCCGACGAAAACATTGAACGCGCGCCCAAGACTTAG